The genomic stretch TAGGGGAGCAGGTGGTAGCCCCCAGTTAGTAACATCCATGCTAATTCTTGAAAAGCTGTGACTCGTTTAGAAACTCAGATTTAGccttctcttcctctgccttgGTAGTGAAAATAACTTTTTCAATTGACATCTCCCTCTCGGAGGACTGAGCTTTCTCTGTTGGGGAGACTGAGGACTGTGAAGGCTGTGGGGAGACACTGGTGTGCCCTGTGTGAGTCGGGGCACCTGCCCCCAATTTACCGTAGCCACGCACACCAGTCACGCCTTCCCGGTCAGACTGAGGGTCTTTCATGGAACAGTTCACGCCACATTAGTTCACACGATGCTAAAATCAAGCCTTGCTGGGTCTGGGCTCCTGAATTCTAGGAGGGGGCAGGGTGGAGCAGTGTGGCCACACCTGCAGGGACAGCTCTGAATGACCTCACTTGATTTGTGACTTTGGAAACTACAGCCTACAGGAATATACACTGCTTGAGAAATATGTGAAGTGTATGGAGTCAAGACAAAGTCCCCCTCAATTTGCCCCTctcttcctttgtgtgtgtgtttacatacaaCACATCTCAAAGCTACTGGGTCAGTGGTAAAAATctgaatctaaaaacaaaatctaaCCAATTTCCAGGTTTGTGAGATTACTCTATAAATGcacaagtcaaaaaaaaaaagcgaaagCAAAGGCCTCGTTACTTCACTCAcatcttgtattttatttcttataattaatggctaatgaaagggaaaaaaagtggttGTCGCACCCTATTATTTTAAGACAGCAGCGGTAACTTAAACGCTAACCTACTGCGTAGAACAGGGAGCCTCCCCCAGGGCTGcagtggcatttatttatgcTTCCCGAGCCCAGTGACACTAATCGTTTTCATTACTTAccaaacacagaaaacagatgTTATTATTGTTCCCCAGAGCGGAAAAGTCCCCTAAACAATGCGTTTGCTCCGTGTACATGATTGCTTGACTCAAACCAGAATACAGCTACCAAAACACCTACATTTACAATTCTCAGATGGAGCCTGGCTCCTTCTGGGGGTTCATGGTGGGAGGCCAAGGGGTCTTGCCAGTGATACAGTGAACACGCCCCATCTTTCCAGAGAGCAGCGTTTACTTGAAGCTAGTGAAGGaatcatatttttcaaaaatgttaaaggGAAGCCTTTTCCCCACGTGAAATACAGTGACCCCAATATATGAAACACGTTTTAGGAAGCTGGTTGGCAGTGGGCGACGtcctccctccacacacacctAGGGGCGCGGGGCCCCCTCCCTCCCGTGTGCCCTGGGTAGCCGCACGGCACACCAAGCCTCACCACCCTTCATTTCTCAGTGCGAGGACTGGGCATCCTGCCCGAGACACAGAAAGGTCTACAGgggcgctgggggtgggggtcccacAGCGACCAACACCAGGCCAATCCCGCTTGCCCTTGCTGGTCAGAGgtagcacagctgctctttcacGTGGGGAAGCCCGGGTCTTTAAGTTTCCCAGCTTTGTCTTTTTGGTTGTGATAAATTTCAACAAATGAGTAGTCCTGCTAGTGTTAAGGTAGCTCTCAGACCCTGTACGCAGCATCCTGCCCCCTAATCTGGCTTCTGAATATTCtggctcttttccttctttctatacTCTTCCAGTCGAAGGAGCCACTTCGCCCAGTACTGCGAACAGAGCTCAGCGTCCATGAAGTGCGGGTGGGCAGGGGACCCGTCTTTGTAGGCCACCACGATCAAGCCACACTGAACCTAGGAAGGAACACAGGGCAAGCGCGGCATTTCTAAGGTGGCGCCACAGTTGGGGTTCATTTCCTTCTTACTCTGGGGCAAACTCAGAACAAAACAATCTACAGCAATTATCTTTTAATTCAGTTTCTAAGGTGGGTTGATTAAAGACTGGACCAGGATACACAAGAACACGGAGATGACCGTTAAGACATTAAAGAATGGACTGTGATCATTAAAGAACCATTAACAAGAAGCCCAGGAAGAGGGGGAAGGTGCTTTTGAagtgggagagggacaggaaCAGAGGAAGCAGTGGGTGacaaacagcaaaaaaaaccctcaggagTTAAGAAGCTACAAAGCAGCACCGAGCCAGCTACACAGAAGCAGAGGCTCGGCGTCCTGACCTGAAAGCTGTAGTTGGCATCGTGGTTTATGGCACCAACATAGGCCACGACTTGCAGCGGGTTGTCAAACGTATTCCGGATAAAAGGTTTTGGCTTCTCCGACGTCTTCCAATCAATCACACACAGCTTGCCCCTGAAGGGAAACCAAAGGAAGCCTCTGTACGTAATAGTTCAAACTGGAAAACTATTAGGTTAAAGCTCTTCTTACATACACTTTACTACTTGTCACCTGATGACTGTTGCTTCTATCCCCCGCTTTCCAGAAAGACCGCTCTCCTGAGCTCTACTTGGGATTTTAACGTGTGGGATGTTCTTTCCTTCAAGCCCCGCATCCAGGGCAGTGATGACATGATGGAAAATGCTGCCCACGGCGCCCGGGCGGGAGCCACGGGAGCGGGCCCATGTGCGAGTGTCTGGAAACAGCCTCCCCAGGGCAAGTTTCTAAACTCTCTAGAAATCTCTCTGGACCTCTATGATTTAACAGTTGACAAGGGAACCGAAACTCCCTCTATTAGTTTCTCAGTTGATTTTGACTGAAATGTCTATCAGGAGGAACCACAACAGACCAGGGGCAAAGTCCCCATGGCGCAGGACTCAGCATCACAGCGCCTCAAACCAAAGCTGGGGTCCAAGCCCATCGGCACCTAATGGGCATCAactgtgtgcagaaatgcaagtaaGCAGATCTGGTCCCCGTCCTAAGAGTTACATACAGGGGAGGGatgttggaaaaataaaaacattcctgCCACTTTTGTTTAGTCAAATAACCAgtacccacccccaaccctggtgggatttacagttgccaactgcaGATGTCAGAGGACGGCAGAATGAGTAACTGAAAACCGGTGACTCTCAGAGGCTCTATCTGCTGTCTTTCTTGACTTCAGTTTTAAAAGCAGCAGTTTAGAGGGAGATCTTGTACAAAGTATATATGTTACCTACCTGTCACTGTAGTCCCAGAGTTACAACTTATGCAAGGTATTTATAAAATCAGTCTAGGGGAGCACTGTCTAAAAGAAATAAACTATGCTGTActacagaaactaacacaacattgtaaatcaacaatacctcaatgaaaaaaatgcaaactaCACATATcacttaaaattttctagtagctacatcaaaaaagagatgaaattttaatattttattcaacatatcCAAAATATCATTTCAATACATAATTAACATTAAAAAGTTATTAGTGAGATTTTGTACATTCTTTTTTGCACTAAGTCACTGAAATCTAGTTTGTGTGTTTACAGCACACCTGTTTGGACTGGGCACATTCAGGTGCTTAACGGCCATACGTGGCTTATGGCTACTCTGTTAGACAGTGCAGGTACAGACGTAATACACCGTCTTTATAATCTGTAATACTGCAAAGTCCGACAATCTATGCAAGTGAAAAGAGGGCCCCAGGAACCTCAGGGGGCTACCATTCCTAGTTCTCTCCCTTGAAGAAAATCAGAATACCCTAAAATAAAGATTTCTGCCATGTTCCACTGTTTCCCGCAATGTACTATAATGTGTAGGGCTTAATAATGTGAAACAACAATCTCAGTAGCATAAGcccaaattaaaactacaataagaCAGTCCACAAATAGCTCCTCAATAAATAGAAAGATGCTCAGCCTAGTTTGAGATGCGGACTGAAATGATGAGATACAATGTTAAAACTCAAGTGCTCCGTGACCCCACAATTCCCGTTACAGGCCTTTACGGAGAGCAGTGGTCTCATATCCTGGGTGCAAGTGACAAGGGCCTGGAAAATTTAAGTATTCATTCCCAGGCCTGCTTCAGGTCATCTGAATTTATCCAAACCTCACATATCACTCATCAAAACAAATAGGGGAACCCGAGCACCTGCCGACAGACAGTCTCATGATGGTCTAAGAGGAGACAGTCACTGCTGCAGTTTGTAATAGTGAAAAACTAGACAGAACCTGATGCTCCCAACAGGGAAATGGATACGGCTCATTCACACAAAGGAATACCGAGCAGCACTTAAAAAGAACAGGATCTGAACAATAATGCTGACGTTTACTGAGTAGATAGTGTGCGTTTTAAGCAGTGTTACAGGGAATGTCTCATTTAACCTCTAAGACAACCCTACGAGGTAGGTACTGTATttgtcctattttacagatgaacaagtTGAAGTGCAGAGAGGCTAAGTAAGGAGCCTAAGGTTAAGAAGAAAAGCTAGAAACCAAACTCAGTCAGCCTGTCTCCAGAGTCCAGTATCTTTATTAACTAGAGTTCCAGGGTTATACTCAGATTTCCCCCAGCCCTGCTGCATcactcaaatgctttttcttggAATAGGGGGTATGTGCAGGTTCTCTCTGCTCCTGAAATCTGGAGTAAGTGGGGAAAACAGTAGCAGCAGCAATGTAAAAACCACAGGATGCTTTAGTAAGCCCAGAGTTCCTACCCATGTAAAAAACTGCTtggaagccaggaagagagttgATTTTCAGGGCCGACAGATCAAGGTGCTATTTTTAGgcaacaggggaaaaaatgcaagAGTCAAATTGGACCTTATGGCTGGTACTCtgctttgggggaggggaggaggaacatGCTGGAAAACAGGCCATCTTAGGGATGCTGGAAAGTTACACCTTTTCTCCACCAAACACTTGGATTTTGGAACAAAGATTTACAAGGATGATGTGACCGTTACCTATCACGTAGGTTTTGACTTTACAGAGGACACATCTTGAAGcaagagttaaaagaaaaaagtagtgtTGGAGAGGAAACACCTGTCCACCAGAATTAATTCACCTcattcaatgtaaaaaaaatctaatacttACTGATAATCAGCCACACAGTCCAGCAGACCTACATACTTTAGGGCCTCATGCTGAACAGCACTTTCAAGAGCTCGCACTCCACTGACATCTTTCAAAACATGCTGGACACTTTGGATGTAGCCAGATTCGAGATTTtcatctctgttttttaaggtcccctgagGTGAAAGTATGCTTTCCAAGGCTTCATGAAACTGTTTCCCTTGTAAAAACATGTCTGAAAAGAAAATcaggggaaaaggaaaacaacaacaaacccaaaacaaagcTAGTACTGAA from Vicugna pacos chromosome 19, VicPac4, whole genome shotgun sequence encodes the following:
- the MGME1 gene encoding mitochondrial genome maintenance exonuclease 1 codes for the protein MKAFQTICRQLRSSKGFSIEPAPHVVFSTSSSLCGRKKKVNPYGEVDQEKYSDLVKSVLSFRGQAQTPESLFEEDALLYGPVSKCKAPKQDEEAGVPRNWFPLFNPEKSIKPNVTGDPAIPLKIPLQRGMIPSVTRVLQQTMTAEQIFYLERWKQRMILELGEDGFAEYTSNMFLQGKQFHEALESILSPQGTLKNRDENLESGYIQSVQHVLKDVSGVRALESAVQHEALKYVGLLDCVADYQGKLCVIDWKTSEKPKPFIRNTFDNPLQVVAYVGAINHDANYSFQVQCGLIVVAYKDGSPAHPHFMDAELCSQYWAKWLLRLEEYRKKEKSQNIQKPD